In Kutzneria kofuensis, the DNA window TCGTTGGTGCTGCCGGCATTGGCGCTGGCCCTGCTTACGAGCTTGTACTTCACGGTGACCAGCGCGGACGAGTTGATCGAAGTCCGTTTGGTGCAGCACGGATACCCGCCGGGAACCGGCAAGGCGGCGCGGCGGCGCCGCAGCGAGGCGTCCCATGATCGCTGAGTGACTCAGGTTTGGCGGGCACAAAGGACCGGCACCGGCGCAGCTCGTACGTGGCGGAGGCCTCGTCGAGGTCGGCGTCCGCGGATGGGAGGTGGCCGAACTGCCGTGCCGTACGATGCCCGACGATCGACACGTACGGGTTCCCGCACGCGCGCACCAGTCGGCGGGCCACCTCGCGCCGGGGCTGATCGAAGTGGGAGTGCGCCGACGCGATACACAACCGCCTTCTCGCGCATCCGTGCATTGAACGGTTCGCCGCCGGTGAGGGACAACAGGTCGGCGTACTCCTGCAAGAGGGCGCCGACCTCGTCGTTCGATCGGACCATGGCCAGACCTCCGGAGCGCGATCGTGTAGCGGGCAAGGAGCTCAGCCAGACCGTCATCGGCGCCTGACCGGCGGAAGCCGAAGACTTGTCGGGTGGGGTGTCCGCGGTGATCAACCAGCTGCCCTGTGGCCGGTGCGTCGTGGTGGCTCAGCTGACGGGGCCCGCTGCCGGCAGGCGGTCGCACTCGGTCAGCCGAATGCCCTGTTCGGGCACCATCCCGAACTGCACGAGCTGACGGTCGGTGACCAGATCGATGAGCCAGTCCGTAGCCACCCGCAGGCGGTTGCCGGGCAGAGCGAGCAGGTGATAGCCACGCGCCACGGCGGTGGCCAGGCATCCCTCCAACGGGATGTGCAACGGGTCGGCGACCGCGTCACCAGCGCCCAGATCGACCACGAATCCCAGGTCACGGTGCCTATAGCGACGGGGCCGCCCATGACCCAGGCAGGCCGCCAGGTTGATCGCGACGGTGCGGCCCTGGCGCTGGGCGTGCTGGGCGGTCATCGGGGTGAGCCGTCCCGGGTGGCGCCGATCGGCCACGGCAGCGACATCACCGGCGGCATACACGTGCGGCGATCCCGGAACGCGCAGGTAGTCGTCGACGATCAAACGTCCTTGCTCGGTAGGCAGGCCGAGAGCCTGCACGAGTGGGTCGGGGCGCACGCCCACGCACCAGACCACCGTGCGGGTCGGGATCTCGGCGCCGTCGGTGAGCCGGACGCACTGCTCGGTGACCTCGGCGACGCTGCTGCGCAGCCGGACGTCGATGCCGCGGGCCAGCAGCACCCGCAGCGTCGGCTCGGACAGCCGCTCGTCGAGTCCCGGGAGCACCCGCGGAGCAATGTCGACGAGCACCCAGCGGATATCGTGCTCACTCAGCTGACGTCGGTTGCGCACCGCATCACGGGTCAGCAGGCTAGCGTGCGCGACGAGCTCGGTGCCGGTGTAGCCGGCACCGACCACGACGAAGGTGACGCGGGCGGCGCGCTCGTGCGGGTCGTCGGCCAGCTCGGCGAACTCCAGCTGCCGCAGCACGTGGTCGCGAAGGAACACAGCCTCGGCGACCGACTTGAATCCGCGGGCGTGCTCGCCGACACCCGGAATGGACAACAGTCGGGTCACGCTGCCGGAGGCCACCACCAACCAGTCGAAGTCCAGCCCGTGGCAGCGGCCCTCGACGTCCACTGCCGTGCAGCGGCGACCGACCACGTCCAGGTCAACCACGTGCCCCAACACCAACCAGGTCTGAGGCAGCCTCGGACGCAACGCCACGGCCACGCGGCGAGGGTCCAGCGTGCCGCCAGCCACCTCCGGCAGCAACGGCACGTACAGCATGTAGTCGGTGGGGTTCACCGCGACCACCTCGACCTGGCCACGCGGCAACCGGCGTTCCAGCATGCGCAGACAGTGGTAGCCGGCGAAGCCAGTGCCGACCACCAGCACACGCGGGCGGTGCGGACTGCGACCGTCGGACATGGGAATCACCTCCACGATCGTGGACTGCGGGCGCTACGGGGCGCGCTGGTCACCGGGGGCAGGGCGGCACCGGCCGGCCCGGCCGCGGATGGGCTCCGGCGGGACAGTTGGACCAGGACCTGGCAGCGGCGGCTCCGGCTGCCCGGGGTCGGTCGGTATCGGCCGCTCCGGAACGAGCGGCACGGTCTCCGCACCGATTACAGATCATCGCAACAAGGACCTCGAAGTCTCACACAACTCGTACTGACGACGGCTACCCGGCGGCTCAGCGGGTATGCCCGCACTGCCTCAGGCGGCGTTCCCGATCTCCGTCCAACCAGGTCCGCACTGACTCGTCAGGTCGGACGGTCGGCGTAGGTCGTCCGGCACTGCTCGCCGACGACCGCGCTGGCCCACCCGGGCATCGTCCGCCCGCTGGTCGGCACCCGTCACGCGGCCGGCACGGCGATGACCGGTTCGCGCGGGCACCGAGCGGCGGGGCAGCCATTAGGGCCGGCTTCGGCTCGGAGGCATCCTTGCCGCCACGGCCATGGCGTAGGAGTGTCGGGACTGGGGTTCGTTGACGGTGCCGCTGCCCGTAGCGGGCTCAACGTCCGCCGCGGGTGTCACCTAAGGGTGAGGGCAACGTAGACGAACGCCAGCACCGTGGCCGGACCTAGCAATAGGAAGAGACTCAGCGCGCCGTACCACGGCTTGTCTTTGAGGTACATGGCAGCCAGCAGACCGATCGCGGCCAGGATCATTACGGTGAGCAGCGTCAACGCAACTACAGACATGTAGGCAGTCCAGGGGAAGTCGGGACTCGGCTTCGTGTGCTGGCCGGTGCGGGTGGACGTGTGCTATCCGGTGCGGTTGGTTGAGACGCGTCGGGCTCGGTGCTGGCTGTAGGGAACGGCGTGCAGAAGGGCGACGTGCACCGTGGTGCCGTTGGGCACTTGGTAGGAGCGTCGGTCACCGGGCTGTGCTCCGGTCAGTGCCTTGCCGAGGGGTGAAGTCGGTGAGTAGACCTCGATGCGGTTGGTGTTGCCGTCGATGTCGGGGTGTTCGGCGGCGCGTGTTCCGAGGAGGAAGGTTTCCTCGTCCGCGGTGTCGTCGTAGCGGATGGTGAGAACCATGCCGGGTTCGGCGATGCCGTCGTTGGGTGGGTCTTGCCCGACGATGGCGTTGGCGAGGAGTTCCTGGAGCTGGCGCATGCGCGCGGCACGCGTGTGCCCGTCGTCGGTGGTGCTGTCGCCGCTGCGGTTGGATGAGTGCTCCCGCATGGACGGTGTGAGCAGTGACGCGAGTTCGGCTTGGAGTCGCTCGTGTGCTTCGGGCGTCAGCCAGACGCGGTCGGTGTTGGTCATGATGTCGTGTCTCCGTCCGGGTCAGTTCCACGTTGATGTATTAGGTGCCGTCAGGACGACCAGGTGCTGCGGTCGCCCTGACGGCGTGGTTCATGGGAGCCGGGTGAGGGCACGACTCGCACGAACCCGGATATGGCATGGGAAGCTGCTCAGCGTGGCCCAGCTCCACCCGCCGGGGTGTCAGGGACCGGATGCTTGAGCGGTGTGACCGTGTCCTTGGCGTAGCCCGAGGCGATGCGTATGAGGATGGCGCGTTCTGCTCGCAGCAATGTGTTCTCCCTGCGTAGCCAGGTGAGTTCCGATCGTTCGTCCTCGCTGAGCGACGGCGCCTCCGACACCACGTGCTCACCGTCACCGGACTTCGGATCGGCTCTCAAGTCGGGCTCCGAGGTGGACCTGGTGTCGGGCCGCGTGTCGTTGTGGGTGGGCGGGTCAATCGTCATGGGTGGTGAGGGCTTCTCGCTTTTGGTGCGGTGCCGTGTGCCGGAATGTGTTCGCGGGGGAGTGGATGGTGGCGCCGCGGGCAACGACCGCGCGGCCCAGTGCCTGGACGAAACCGCCTGGTCGCCCACCGTCACCGATATGCCGCGTTCCTGTAGGAACCATGCGGCCGACAGACCGACGGTGCCGGCGCCGACCACGACAGCGGACCGTGGTCCGCACTCCAGACGCTCGATGCCGGCCATGTTCCACCTCCCACACTGTGTGCTGGACTCAACGCCCAGGATCGCGACAAGACCCGCACCGGCTGTTGTTGGTTCGGGACAAACGTGGGACCGGTTGATGTCGGATTCCGACAGAGCGGGCGGCTAACCTGGGACACCGGATCCCACGTGTGGGAGTGCGCATGGTCAGGTTGGATCGGTTGGTCAACGTGCTCGGCGGGTACGGGCTGCGGTTGGTGCGGTGCCCGGTTCCACGCTCGACCGAACTGCGCAGCGTGGTGCTACACGAGCGGACGGCCGGGCGCACCGTAGTGGGCGATGTGCTGCTCGCCGTCGGTGCCGGCTCAGTCGCCGAAGCGGTGCGGTGGGCGAGCACTGCCCGTGCGGCCGTGGTGCTGGTGCGCGACGAAGACGAGTCCGTGGTCTCTGACCACGGGATGGAGCAGGCAGATGAGGAGCAGCCGGTCGCGGTGATCGTTGTCGATCCG includes these proteins:
- a CDS encoding GreA/GreB family elongation factor; this translates as MTNTDRVWLTPEAHERLQAELASLLTPSMREHSSNRSGDSTTDDGHTRAARMRQLQELLANAIVGQDPPNDGIAEPGMVLTIRYDDTADEETFLLGTRAAEHPDIDGNTNRIEVYSPTSPLGKALTGAQPGDRRSYQVPNGTTVHVALLHAVPYSQHRARRVSTNRTG
- a CDS encoding NAD(P)/FAD-dependent oxidoreductase, yielding MSDGRSPHRPRVLVVGTGFAGYHCLRMLERRLPRGQVEVVAVNPTDYMLYVPLLPEVAGGTLDPRRVAVALRPRLPQTWLVLGHVVDLDVVGRRCTAVDVEGRCHGLDFDWLVVASGSVTRLLSIPGVGEHARGFKSVAEAVFLRDHVLRQLEFAELADDPHERAARVTFVVVGAGYTGTELVAHASLLTRDAVRNRRQLSEHDIRWVLVDIAPRVLPGLDERLSEPTLRVLLARGIDVRLRSSVAEVTEQCVRLTDGAEIPTRTVVWCVGVRPDPLVQALGLPTEQGRLIVDDYLRVPGSPHVYAAGDVAAVADRRHPGRLTPMTAQHAQRQGRTVAINLAACLGHGRPRRYRHRDLGFVVDLGAGDAVADPLHIPLEGCLATAVARGYHLLALPGNRLRVATDWLIDLVTDRQLVQFGMVPEQGIRLTECDRLPAAGPVS